One genomic region from Candidatus Hydrogenedentota bacterium encodes:
- the amrA gene encoding AmmeMemoRadiSam system protein A, whose product MEAFLSSDEESLLLRIARDSLKAYLRDEVRIDLGGYPLTPPLRERHGAFVTLRLGGALRGCIGHTRGIESLAEAVRDNAINAAVRDPRFPPLTPEELGHTHIEISALRPGAAPDTPFIPVGDIREIVVGRDGLYLDHAGSRGGGLLLPQVATERGWGLDQFLEALCTKAGAEPGAWKAPGCELFRFSAQVFGESPEGA is encoded by the coding sequence GTGGAAGCCTTTCTCAGTTCCGATGAAGAATCCCTCCTGCTGCGCATCGCGCGGGACAGTCTGAAGGCGTACCTGCGGGACGAAGTCCGTATCGACCTTGGCGGTTATCCCCTCACTCCGCCGCTCCGGGAGCGCCACGGCGCCTTTGTGACGCTGCGTCTCGGCGGAGCGTTGCGGGGCTGCATCGGTCACACCCGCGGCATCGAATCGCTGGCGGAAGCCGTGCGGGACAATGCCATCAATGCCGCGGTGCGCGATCCCCGTTTCCCCCCGCTTACGCCGGAGGAACTGGGCCACACCCACATCGAAATTTCCGCGCTTCGCCCCGGTGCGGCGCCCGACACCCCCTTCATTCCCGTGGGCGATATCCGCGAGATCGTCGTCGGTCGCGACGGGCTCTACCTCGACCATGCCGGCTCCCGGGGAGGCGGCCTCCTCCTCCCCCAGGTGGCCACGGAGCGCGGTTGGGGTCTTGACCAGTTTCTGGAGGCCCTCTGCACGAAGGCCGGGGCCGAGCCGGGCGCCTGGAAGGCCCCCGGTTGCGAGCTGTTCCGATTTTCCGCCCAGGTCTTCGGCGAATCGCCCGAGGGCGCCTGA